The Schizosaccharomyces pombe strain 972h- genome assembly, chromosome: I genome contains a region encoding:
- the rim1 gene encoding single-strand DNA-binding protein Rim1 — MLFLKSSRAFSKRLFSSSTVRYRDIQRLTLTGNLTKDVERLQSQKGNEYMRYTVASNNGKDVAPTFHSVYVFDSYNFDRLQTILRKGTRVYVEADAVWRSVPAGNEGSQAKMSLRHVSADVLFYPRNKNGDESGEETHPELDADPMINSF; from the exons ATGCTATTCTTAAAATCCAGCAGAGCATTTTCCAAACGACTGTTTTCTTCATCGACTGTTCGTTATAGAGATATTCAACGTTTGACATTGACTGGcaatttaacaaaagaCGTTGAGCGTTTGCAGTCTCAAAAAGGAAACGAATATATGCGTTATACTGTAGCTTCCAATAATGGAAAAGACGTAGCCCCTACCTTTCACTCGGTTTATGTTTTCGATAGTTACAATTTCGACAGACTTCAAACTATTTTAAGGAAGGGAACGCGTGTTTATGTGGAGGCCGATGCTGTTTGGCGTTCCGTCCCAGCTGGAAATGAAGGATCTCAAGCGAAAATGAGCCTGCGACATG TATCTGCAGacgttttattttatcctCGTAACAAAAATGGCGATGAATCCGGAGAAGAGACTCATCCTGAATTAGACGCAGATCCTATGATTAACAGCTTCTAA
- the rmp1 gene encoding ribonuclease MRP complex subunit produces the protein MQELQYDVVLLQKIVYRNRNQHRLSVWWRHVRMLLRRLKQSLDGNEKAKIAILEQLPKSYFYFTNLIAHGQYPALGLVLLGILARVWFVMGGIEYEAKIQSEIVFSQKEQKKLELQSQDDIDTGTVVARDELLATEPISLSINPASTSYEKLTVSSPNSFLKNQDESLFLSSSPITVSQGTKRKSKNSNSTVKKKKKRARKGRDEIDDIFG, from the coding sequence ATGCAGGAATTGCAATACGATGTAGTtttattgcaaaaaatcGTGTATAGGAATAGAAATCAGCATCGACTAAGTGTTTGGTGGAGACACGTACGAATGCTGCTTCGAAGACTAAAGCAGTCGCTAgatggaaatgaaaaagcGAAAATTGCTATTTTAGAACAATTGCCGAAATCgtacttttattttacaaacttAATTGCCCATGGTCAGTATCCAGCCTTAGGGTTAGTTTTGCTGGGTATCTTAGCTCGCGTTTGGTTTGTTATGGGCGGAATAGAGTACGAAGCAAAAATACAATCGGAAATAGTCTTTAGTCAAAAggagcaaaaaaaattggaattaCAGTCTCAAGATGACATAGACACTGGGACTGTTGTAGCTCGCGATGAATTGCTAGCTACGGAACCTATTTCATTGTCTATAAATCCTGCTTCTACTAGTTATGAGAAACTGACTGTATCCTCTCCTAATTCTTTTCTCAAGAATCAAGATGAATCTCTCTTCTTGTCTTCTTCTCCTATAACTGTTTCTCAAGGTACCAAACGTAAATCCAAAAACTCAAATTCCACagtcaagaaaaaaaagaaacgtGCAAGAAAGGGACGAGACGAAATTGATGATATATTCGGATAA
- the uba5 gene encoding NEDD8-activating enzyme uba5, giving the protein MGTSAKMQKYDRQVRLWKAEGQNAIEKSHVCLLYANTVGCEALKNLILPGIGSFAVVDDTSVDFSMDGMNFFIQYDQEGKSRARCTASLLQQLNPNVEMEYLEMSPEALIDKNIEYFSKFSVVLSSNLKEKPLFRLEEYLRSHKIPLLHFNSVGFAGILRISTHEYTTTQSQPELPQDLRLKNPWPELINYVKSMDLDNMDSSSLSEIPYIVLIIHVLLKVSPAHAQNSQEADDCAMFRKIMEEYKGKCDSENIEEASSNSWKAFKEYKLPSNVYEVLHDTRCVKIQEDSESFWIMAHCLKMFYDETEFLPLSGLLPDMNCSTQQYVKLQVIYKEKSENDILKFKKYVQQTLKRLNRSVEEITDLEIKHFSRNCLNIKVMDFKTMKEEYQPTSNSVLESSSIDSNSLLPWYLAFRIYDTILEKHGKNYKEAFSDTTKTISVAQSFLSQIGLEKFFDVVYTAIQELERADGHELHSISSFIGGIVAQETIKLLAQQYLPLNNTFVFDGVHSRTETFKL; this is encoded by the exons ATGGGAACTTCTGcgaaaatgcaaaaatacGATAG ACAAGTACGGCTTTGGAAAGCTGAAGGACAGAACGCAATTGAGAAGTCGCATGTGTGTCTTTTGTATGCAAATACTGTAGGGTGtgaagctttaaaaaatttaattttgccAG GGATTGGCTCTTTTGCTGTCGTTGATGATACTTCTGTCGATTTCAGTATGGATGGAATGAACTTTTTTATCCAGTACGACCAAGAAGGAAAATCCAGAGCTCGCTGTACGGCATCTTTGTTGCAACAACTTAATCCAAACGTCGAAATGGAATATTTAGAGATG AGCCCCGAAGCTTTAATAGATAAAAACATTGagtatttttcaaaattttctgTAGTCTTATCCTCAAACTTAAAGGAAAAACCTCTTTTTCGCTTAGAAGAGTACCTTCGATCGCACAAGATTCCTCTGCTACACTTCAATTCAGTTGGCTTTGCCGGCATACTTCGAATTTCGACTCATGAATATACCA CTACTCAATCACAACCAGAATTGCCTCAAGATTTGCGTCTGAAAAACCCGTGGCCTGAACTAATTAATTATGTAAAATCAATGGATTTGGACAATATGGACTCATCTTCTCTGTCAGAAATACCGTATATAGTCTTAATCATCCATGTCTTATTAAAGGTCTCACCAGCACACGCGCAAAATTCACAAGAAGCTGATGATTGTGCTATGTTTCGAAAAATAATGGAGGAATACAAGGGAAAATGTGATTCAGAAAACATCGAAGAGGCTTCATCGAATTCTTGGAAGGCTTTTAAGGAATATAAG TTGCCAAGCAACGTATACGAAGTTTTACACGATACTCGCTGCGTTAAAATTCAGGAAGATTCTGAAAGCTTTTGGATCATGGCGCATTGTCTCAAAATGTTCTATGATGAGACAGAATTTCTTCCACTATCTGGATTATTGCCTGACATGAATTGTTCTACTCAACAATACGTAAAGCTACAGGTCAT ctacaaagaaaaatctgaaaatgatattttaaaattcaaaaaatacgTTCAACAAACGCTGAAACGTTTAAACCGATCAGTCGAGGAGATAACCGATTTAGAAATCAAGCATTTTTCTCgaaattgtttaaatataaagGTTATGGATTTCAAAACAATGAAAGAGGAGTATCAACCTACATCAAACTCAG TTCTCGAATCATCCTCGATTGACTCAAATTCTTTACTTCCGTGGTATTTAGCGTTTCGCATATATGATACAATACTTGAAAAACAtggaaaaaattacaaagaAGCGTTCAGTGATACAACTAAAACAATCAGCGTTGCTCAATCATTTTTGTCCCAAATTGGATtagagaaattttttgacgTTGTTTACACAGCTATACAAGAATT AGAACGCGCTGATGGTCATGAACTTCATTCAATATCATCTTTTATAGGTGGTATTGTAGCTCAAGAGACTATAAAg TTACTAGCCCAACAATATCTTCCTTTGAATAATACATTCGTCTTTGACGGTGTTCATAGCAGGACAGAAAcgtttaaattataa
- a CDS encoding MatE family transporter: MKRFFSKLFSKSPTSGRVPSPDSDYSEEEQRLLAEENGYFQDSNEYVEPNIPAVYGSMIPVAQQLQQHHVHTPGESFADNASGYPVIKHELSELLRLGSPTVIAYLLQSSEQFSTVFTLGHLGKEYLAASSLSTMTAAISAFSIFQGVISSLDTLATQAFGANKPYNVAIYLQRCLLILAVLHIPVALIWLNLEHILIFLHQDPMVAHLCGRYMRVFILAAPGYAVFEALKRYLQAQGIFTPITYVLCFAAPLNILLNYLLVWHPTIGFGFLGAPVAVATTFWFQSICLILYICFSSTPIPWPGFSRQALKNLSPMLHFSFHGMLMIVTEWAAYEMTSLGAGYLGTAPLASQSILLTSTSLLFQIPFAFAVASSTRVGHLIGSGRANLARLCSRVAYSLALCISIFDGSLIFCFRDVWGSLFTSDPEVLAVVKDIFPILSLFIVTDGLNAVGGGLLRGTGKQYIGGLISIGSSYLFALPVTVFVVVYFNTGLKGIWCGMILSSVTAITCQFTVLFNTDWHRVLQEARHRLTHV; this comes from the exons ATGAAGCGTTTTTTCTCCAAACTCTTCTCCAAATCCCCGACCTCTGGAAGAGTTCCTTCTCCCGACAGTGATTATTCTGAAGAGGAACAAAGATTACTAGCAGAAGAGAATGGGTACTTCCAGGATAGCAATGAGTATGTGGAGCCTAATATTCCAGCCGTCTACGGTTCTATGATTCCTGTAGCTCAGCAGTTACAGCAGCATCATGTTCATACACCTGGCGAGAGCTTCGCAGATAACGCATCGGGATACCCTGTTATAAAGCACGAGTTGTCAGAACTTTTGCGTCTTGGATCTCCCACCGTCATCGCTTATTTGTTACAATCCTCGGAACAATTTTCTACAGTCTTTACATTGGGACACTTGGGAAAGGAATACTTGGCAGCTTCGTCCCTTTCCACCATGACTGCTGCAATCAGTGCTTTCTCCATTTTCCAAGGTGTTATCTCCTCCTTAGATACCTTAGCCACTCAAGCCTTTGGCGCTAATAAACCCTACAATGTAGCCATCTACCTACAAAGATGTCTGCTTATTTTGGCTGTTTTACACATACCTGTAGCTTTGATTTGGCTTAATCTTGAACATATTCTAATCTTTCTTCACCAAGATCCTATGGTTGCTCATTTGTGTGGTCGTTATATGAGAGTGTTTATCTTGGCTGC ACCTGGATATGCCGTTTTTGAGGCATTGAAGCGTTACTTGCAAGCTCAAGGCATATTTACCCCTATCACTTATGTATTATGCTTTGCTGCTCCTCtcaatattcttttaaattaccTTCTTGTATGGCATCCCACAATTGGATTTGGCTTTCTCGGTGCTCCAGTCGCCGTTGCTACTACTTTTTGGTTTCAAAGcatttgtttaatattGTATATTTGTTTCTCCTCCACCCCTATCCCGTGGCCTGGTTTCTCTAGGCAGgctttgaaaaatctaTCTCCCATGTTACATTTCTCTTTCCATGGAATGCTGATGATCGTTACTGAGTGGGCTGCCTATGAAATGACTAGTCTTGGTGCTGGTTATTTGGGTACTGCACCCCTTGCATCCCAGTCAATTTTGCTCACTTCTActtctttgctttttcaaattcccTTCGCTTTTGCTGTTGCCTCGTCAACACGCGTGGGTCACTTAATTGGTTCAGGAAGAGCCAACTTAGCTCGTCTTTGCTCTCGAGTAGCATATTCGCTAGCTTTGTGCATATCCATTTTTGATGGGTCTTtaattttctgttttagAGACGTTTGGGGAAGCTTGTTTACCAGTGATCCCGAAGTCCTTGCAGTCGTTAAGGACATCTTCCCTATCTTGTCCTTGTTTATTGTCACTGACGGATTAAATGCTGTAGGAGGTGGACTTCTTCGTGGCACTGGTAAACAGTATATTGGAGGTTTAATTAGTATCGGATCAAGCTACTTGTTTGCTTTACCAGTCACCGTTTTTGTTGTTGTATATTTCAATACCGGTCTAAAGGGGATTTGGTGTGGAATGATTTTGTCTAGTGTCACCGCAATTACTTGTCAGTTCACTGTTCTATTTAATACTGATTGGCATAGAGTTCTTCAAGAAGCTCGTCATAGATTGACCCACGTTTAA
- the rpa49 gene encoding DNA-directed RNA polymerase I complex subunit Rpa49: MAGDELKGKKRKYRDSHSGDEKSVKILPLSESSLPPLVTTISGFYPPENTRFQLLKKSNQSNRDASLIGRTERVQFEAKNQSTATVEANYCLAVADKTGRVKKIVPAKYLNTFERNILALQEKDKFLKKKHGTVSGTVMEQRANLGLAFGTRKSQKAIMEESANRVKAETLGDVKDQLVSNVQKATEALPTQEDIAAAQAQDRPIPPVNVGAESIEDAYKLEDIIPKEEFSAIYIKPLLENPDERNWAKLLPYRHSLFINERFQRLLSIEEVDQKRARILYYISLLQAFLFSRRSVGNRETLRKKLADPPEILIDGLIKRFTQTTGIGSVQVSSREVDKIICYILVLCLIVDNYSTDVLTLANDLNVKTMKANELFRTVGCRIMAYTETQRMALGLNKTDAKNHKRAVLKIPLEFPKPRRGRARN; the protein is encoded by the coding sequence ATGGCAGGTGACGAGTTAAAGGGCAAGAAGCGGAAATATAGAGATTCCCATTCCGGTGATGAAAAATCCGTTAAGATATTGCCTTTGAGTGAATCGAGTTTACCACCACTTGTCACGACAATTTCCGGATTTTATCCACCCGAAAATACCCGGTTCCAGCTTCTCAAAAAGAGCAATCAGAGCAACAGAGATGCGTCGTTAATTGGAAGGACAGAGCGTGTTCAATTTGAGGCTAAAAATCAATCAACGGCTACGGTTGAGGCAAATTACTGTTTAGCTGTTGCTGATAAAACTGGTCGTGTAAAAAAGATTGTTCCAGCAAAGTATCttaatacttttgaaagaaatattttggCACTTCAGGAGAAggacaaatttttgaaaaagaagcatgGAACTGTAAGCGGTACTGTTATGGAACAGCGTGCCAACTTGGGTTTGGCATTTGGTACAagaaaaagtcaaaaaGCTATTATGGAAGAGTCCGCCAATCGTGTCAAAGCTGAAACTTTGGGAGATGTCAAGGATCAATTGGTTAGTAATGTTCAAAAAGCTACTGAAGCACTTCCAACGCAAGAAGATATCGCTGCTGCTCAAGCGCAAGATCGCCCTATTCCTCCTGTCAATGTCGGTGCTGAATCCATTGAAGATGCATACAAATTGGAGGACATTATTCCCAAAGAAGAGTTTTCAGCTATTTACATTAAGCCTCTGTTAGAAAACCCTGACGAGCGCAATTGGGCCAAATTATTGCCGTACCGTCACTCCTTGTTTATTAATGAACGCTTCCAGCGATTACTTTCCATTGAGGAGGTTGACCAGAAGCGGGCGAGAATTTTGTATTACATTTCTCTTTTGCaagcttttttgttttctcgTCGTTCTGTGGGCAACCGTGAAACTTTACGTAAAAAATTGGCTGATCCACCAGAGATTCTTATTGATGGGTTGATTAAACGTTTTACTCAAACCACCGGTATTGGTAGCGTCCAAGTATCATCTCGAGAAGTTGATAAAATCATATGTTATATTCTGGTATTGTGCTTAATCGTTGATAATTACTCAACTGATGTTCTTACCTTGGCAAATGACTTGAATGTCAAGACCATGAAGGCTAATGAGCTTTTTAGAACGGTGGGTTGTCGAATTATGGCTTACACCGAAACTCAAAGAATGGCTTTAGGTCTTAACAAAACTGATGCTAAAAATCATAAGCGTGcagtattaaaaattccCCTAGAGTTCCCTAAACCTCGACGTGGACGCGCTAGAAATTAG
- the mtq2 gene encoding eRF1 methyltransferase Mtq2, producing MLSTPVTSQLRLKEFQDVYEPAEDTFALLDALEKDAKKLRQMAEMKNLLTAEIGCGSGCASSFLKSGILKNKPIVHFMSDISNSACRASKITALNNRELYKDDNGLFITVQTSFLDGIRLGNGVDILIFNPPYVPTEFEEIPSEAATIASAWAGGTDGMDVTSTLLNQLKDILSQDGVFYMVAVARNKLHSICEILQKDGFIVNETLKRKAGRETLSILRIYRIGNTIWDE from the exons ATGCTTTCGACCCCAGTTACATCCCAGTTGCGTCtaaaagaatttcaagATGTTTATGAACCAGCTG AGGACACGTTTGCTTTGCTCGATGCGCTTGAAAAGGATGCCAAAAAATTGCGCCAAATGGctgaaatgaaaaacttATTAACAGCGGAAATTGG CTGCGGATCTGGCTGTGCATcctcatttttaaaaagtgggattttgaaaaacaagCCAATTG TTCATTTTATGTCCGACATCTCAAATTCTGCGTGTCGTGCTAGTAAGATAACTGCTCTGAATAATCGTGAGTTGTATAAGGACGATAATGGGTTGTTCATTACCGTACAAACTTCATTCCTTGACGGAATTAGACTCGGGAATGGAgttgatattttaatattcaaCCCTCCATATGTTCCTACCGAGTTCGAAGAAATACCAAGTGAAGCTGCTACTATTGCTTCGGCTTGGGCTGGTGGTACCGATGGTATGGATGTCACTAGCACTTTGTTAAACCAATTAAAG GATATACTTTCACAAGACGGAGTATTTTACATGGTTGCAGTTGCTCGCAATAAGTTACACTCTATTTGTGAAATATTGCAAAAGGATGGGTTTATTGTTAATGAGactttaaaaagaaaagctgGGCGTGAAACACTAAGTATTCTAAGAATTTATCGGATTGGTAATACAATTTGGGATgaataa
- a CDS encoding xylose and arabinose reductase — MLGSFVKLNNGLKCPQFAYGSYMVNRTKCFDSVYAALQCGYRHIDSAQMYHNEADCGRAILKFMEETGTKREDIWFTSKLNDLSGYKSTLSSIDASVKACGLGYIDLFLLHSPYGDRIESWKALEKGVEEGKLRAIGVSNFGPHHIQELLDSHPKIIPCVNQIELHPFCSQQKVVDYCESKGIQLAAYAPLVHGEKFGNKQLLAIASKYNKSEAQIMIRYCLQRGFIVLPKSSTPRRIKENGDVFDFEISKEDMEKLYNLDEDYHSDWNPCVSPL, encoded by the coding sequence ATGTTGGGATCATTTGTTAAGTTAAACAATGGACTTAAGTGCCCTCAATTTGCTTACGGTTCTTACATGGTGAATCGTACAAAATGCTTCGATTCGGTGTATGCTGCCCTTCAATGCGGATATCGACACATCGATTCGGCTCAGATGTATCACAACGAGGCTGACTGTGGAAGAGCCATCCTTAAGTTCATGGAAGAGACTGGTACGAAACGAGAGGATATTTGGTTCACTAGCAAGCTTAATGATTTAAGTGGGTACAAATCTACTTTGAGCAGTATTGATGCCAGTGTTAAGGCATGTGGCCTTGGCTATATTGATCTGTTTCTTCTTCACTCTCCCTATGGTGATCGTATTGAATCATGGAAGGCGTTGGAGAAAGGTGTTGAAGAGGGAAAACTTCGTGCTATCGGCGTTTCCAACTTTGGTCCTCATCACATCCAGGAATTGTTGGACAGCCATCCAAAGATTATACCATGTGTCAATCAAATCGAACTTCACCCTTTTTGCTCCCAACAAAAAGTCGTCGATTACTGTGAATCCAAGGGTATCCAACTTGCTGCCTACGCTCCTCTTGTTCATGGTGAAAAGTTTGGCAACAAGCAACTTCTCGCCATTGCTAGCAAGTATAACAAGTCTGAGGCTCAAATCATGATTAGATACTGTCTACAGCGTGGATTCATTGTACTTCCCAAGAGTTCTACTCCCAGGAGGATCAAAGAGAATGGCGACGTTTTCGATTTCGAAATATCTAAAGAGGATATGGAGAAGCTCTACAACTTGGATGAGGATTATCATTCGGATTGGAACCCATGCGTTTCCCCTTTATAA
- the sec67 gene encoding translocation subcomplex subunit Sec72 produces MVAKQESVVAPQVDVSKWSGKELELGKKVNEYAKSLATFKYPFFIPPPYPPAKPNMALSTQVNKMKQTANEAFKRKKYEEAKKLYGLALQLALNRCTWEPSILTREEASVMLCNRAAAEIALSQFPEALADANAALKIRNNYGKCYYRKAKALEAMHRIEEAKQVVRDGLILAEPVTRNELVALWASYTEKD; encoded by the coding sequence ATGGTTGCTAAACAAGAATCGGTGGTTGCACCTCAAGTTGATGTGTCAAAATGGAGTGGGAAGGAATTGGAGTTGGGCAAAAAGGTTAATGAATACGCCAAGTCATTAGCTACGTTTaaatatcctttttttattccaCCTCCCTATCCTCCTGCTAAGCCAAATATGGCCTTGTCTACCCAAGTTAATAAGATGAAGCAAACTGCAAACGAGGCATTTAAACGCAAAAAGTATGAGGAGGCAAAAAAGTTATATGGATTAGCATTACAACTCGCTTTGAATCGCTGTACTTGGGAACCGTCGATTCTTACGCGTGAAGAAGCAAGTGTTATGTTGTGTAATCGGGCGGCTGCTGAGATTGCCCTTTCCCAATTCCCCGAAGCTTTAGCAGATGCAAATGCTGCTTTGAAAATTCGAAATAATTATGGAAAGTGTTATTATAGGAAAGCAAAGGCTTTGGAGGCAATGCATCGCATAGAAGAGGCTAAACAGGTTGTACGAGACGGTTTAATTTTGGCAGAGCCAGTTACGAGAAACGAGTTGGTGGCTTTATGGGCAAGTTATACtgaaaaagattaa
- the lsm6 gene encoding U6 snRNP-associated protein Lsm6, with amino-acid sequence MDSSPNEFLNKVIGKKVLIRLSSGVDYKGILSCLDGYMNLALERTEEYVNGKKTNVYGDAFIRGNNVLYVSALDD; translated from the exons ATGGATTCTTCTCCTAAtgagtttttgaataagGTCATCGGCAAAAAAGTTCTTATCCGGTTAAGTTCTGGTGTCGACTATAAAG GAATCCTCAGTTGTCTTGATGGTTATATGAACTTGGCCCTTGAACGCACAGAAGAATACGTTAATGGCAAGAAGACGAATGTTTATGGAGATGCATTTATTCGTGGAAACAATG TCTTATATGTTTCTGCTTTAGATGATTAG
- the imt1 gene encoding inositol phosphorylceramide mannosyltransferase activity Imt1, with protein MGRKCRKLLLKGIPICGVILLILWGYSLYNTLRFMVPGKATEPFTLSLSDVSDDTSAPGEMEKIPRVIHQLWKDENIPERWSNTVNSCRRQHPDENGWQFILWTDEKIMSFMNENYSWFMPVFHSYPYNIQKFDAARYFILYHYGGVYMDLDIGCKKPMDPLLSKATFILPSTEPIGYSNDWFAATPKHPFLYQAIHNLSKFNHRYFTKYPTVFLSAGPLFLSYQFCKYLLTPHEPVRVLPALLYGNGPNSFFSHVTGDSWHGTDAKVFIWIDRNSKSVLFFAFLAAFAILFLCLRVVFKRRRKRGIAASHSQIQELYP; from the coding sequence ATGGGAAGGAAATGTCGCAAGCTTCTCTTAAAGGGAATACCTATATGCGGCGTTATTTTGTTGATCCTCTGGGGCTATTCCCTTTATAACACATTGAGATTTATGGTACCAGGGAAAGCGACTGAACCTTTTACCTTAAGTTTATCGGATGTATCAGATGATACTAGTGCTCCAGgagaaatggaaaaaatacCAAGAGTGATTCACCAGCTTTGGAAGGATGAAAATATTCCAGAGAGATGGTCTAATACTGTTAACTCTTGCAGGCGCCAACATCCTGATGAAAACGGCTGGCAGTTCATTTTATGGacagatgaaaaaattatgtCTTTTATGAACGAAAATTATTCCTGGTTTATGCCTGTTTTCCACAGCTATCCTTATAATATCCAGAAATTTGATGCTGCACGTTACTTTATTCTCTATCATTACGGCGGCGTATACATGGATTTGGATATTGGGTGTAAAAAACCCATGGATCCTCTTCTAAGCAAAGCTACTTTTATATTGCCTTCGACGGAACCCATTGGGTATAGCAATGATTGGTTTGCTGCTACACCAAAGCATCCATTTCTGTATCAGGCGATACATAACTTGTCAAAGTTTAACCACCGTTATTTCACTAAATATCCCACGGTGTTTCTCAGTGCAGGACCTTTATTCCTATCTTatcaattttgtaaatactTACTTACGCCGCATGAACCAGTGCGCGTCTTACCTGCTTTACTTTATGGAAACGGAcctaattcatttttttcacatGTTACTGGTGATAGCTGGCATGGCACTGATGCTAAAGTATTTATTTGGATAGACCGAAATTCAAAATCTgtcttattttttgcttttttggCTGCGTTCGCTATCCTTTTCTTATGTCTAAGAGTTGTCTTTAAACGGAGAAGGAAACGTGGAATTGCGGCTTCTCACTCACAAATACAGGAGCTATATCCCTAG